A single window of Nocardioides kongjuensis DNA harbors:
- a CDS encoding endonuclease/exonuclease/phosphatase family protein yields MRIGTWNLENLFRPSVTDAAPTTAGAYEAKLAALAATITALDPDALAVQEVGDPDALQDLLDLLDGSWTAEVAGPDGRGIRVGCISRLPLSVVAQVTSFPAGLQPVQVGDHGETMDAMGRPALHVRIGDGADALDLVSTHLKSKLLTYPGGRFGPRDEGERARYAVYALHRRAAEAAAVRDAVTHLLADPDDGPRRRLLVAGDLNDEPEAATTQILLGPGGSEIGTAGFDRPDAGDAARLWNLAPLIPEDQRFSRIYRGRHELIDHLLVSHALVGTVRSVTTGGPTAVAATPSVADDPDLRRNAPGSDHRPVVATLASL; encoded by the coding sequence ATCGGTACCTGGAACCTGGAGAACCTGTTCCGGCCGAGCGTGACCGACGCGGCGCCGACCACCGCCGGCGCCTACGAGGCCAAGCTCGCCGCGCTCGCGGCCACGATCACGGCGCTCGACCCCGACGCGCTCGCCGTCCAGGAGGTGGGCGACCCCGACGCGCTCCAGGACCTCCTCGACCTGCTCGACGGCTCCTGGACCGCCGAGGTCGCCGGTCCCGACGGGCGCGGGATCCGGGTCGGCTGCATCTCCCGGCTCCCGCTCAGCGTGGTCGCGCAGGTCACCTCGTTCCCGGCCGGCCTGCAACCGGTCCAGGTCGGCGACCACGGCGAGACGATGGACGCCATGGGCCGCCCCGCGCTGCACGTGCGGATCGGCGACGGCGCGGACGCCCTCGACCTGGTCTCGACCCACCTCAAGTCGAAGCTGCTGACCTATCCCGGCGGCCGGTTCGGTCCGCGGGACGAGGGCGAGCGCGCCCGGTACGCCGTCTACGCGCTCCACCGGCGCGCAGCGGAGGCGGCCGCCGTACGGGATGCGGTGACGCACCTCCTCGCCGACCCGGACGACGGCCCCCGACGCCGCCTGCTGGTGGCCGGCGACCTCAACGACGAGCCCGAGGCCGCGACCACCCAGATCCTCCTCGGGCCGGGCGGCTCCGAGATCGGCACCGCCGGCTTCGACCGGCCCGACGCCGGGGACGCGGCCCGGCTGTGGAACCTCGCGCCGCTCATCCCCGAGGACCAGCGCTTCAGCCGGATCTACCGCGGGCGCCACGAGCTCATCGACCACCTCCTGGTCAGCCACGCCCTGGTCGGCACCGTCCGATCGGTCACGACGGGCGGTCCGACGGCCGTCGCGGCCACCCCGTCGGTCGCCGACGATCCCGACCTGCGACGCAACGCGCCGGGCTCCGACCACCGACCCGTGGTCGCCACCCTCGCGTCCTTGTAG